TCGCGGGTCGACCGCACGAGTCCGACGGGGCCGACCCGGTCGTGTTCGGCCGTCTCGGCGTCGCCGACCGCCCGCACCAGCCGCGTCAGCCCCTGGACGGCCTGGGGGTCGGCGGCCTCGTCGGCGACCTCGCCGAGTCGGGAGCCGGTCCGGGCGAGTTCGGCGATCATGTCGTCTTCGAGCGCCGCCGTCGCGAGCGAGAGCGCGTCGGCGATCCCGACGAGTTCGTCGAGCGTCCCCGCGCGCTGGAGCGCGACGAGCGTCTCTAACGCGGACGCGAGTTCGTCGCCGTTCTCGCCGACGAGGGAGGCGAGCCGAACCGTCTCGTCGGTGGCGAGTCCGTCGCCCGCCTCGGCGAGCGTCGCGGCCGTCCCCGCCAGTTCGGCGACCATGTCGTCTTCGAGCGCGGAGGTCCCGAGTGCGACGACGTCGAGCAGTTCGTTCACCGCGTCGAGCCGGCGTACGAACGCGGCGACGGTGTCGGGGTTCTCGGCGATGGCCGCTTCGAGCGAGTCGTACTCCGACGCGTCGAGCCCGTCGAGGGAGGATGATTCACTCATCGAACCACCTCACAGCAGCCCCCTGGCGGTCAGCCAGTACGACTCGTTGTACGCGAGCTTCGCCCAGTGGACCGGCCGCGACTCCGGCCGCAGGTACGGCTCGTTCTCGTAGTCGAACGAGACGAACGTGGCCTCGTCCATCCCGGCTTCGAGGAAGCAGACGGTCTTCCCGTCGTACGTCGCCGTCGGCACGCCGCCGTGGACGAGGCTGGTGAGCCGGTCGGCGACGACGCTCGCCTGGTAGTGGGCGGCACTGCCGGCCTTCGGCGCGGGAACGTCGGAGGCGTCGCCCAGCGCGAAGACGTCGTCGGCGTGGACCGCCTCGAGCGTGTTGCGGTCCACCTCGACCCAGCCGTCGTCGCCGAGGCCCGCCTCGCGGATCATCGGGACGCCGTCGTGCGGCGGGATGGTGACCAGCATGTCGTAGTTCAGCGTCTCGCCCTCCATCGACACCAGCCGTTTGCCCTTCGAATCGACCGACTCGACGTTGAAGAACGTCTCGGCGTTGATCCCCCGCTCTTCCATCCGTGGCGCGGCCCACTCGGCGATCGTCGGCTTGCCGTGGACGCGCTGGATCGGGTAGGTGTAGGTGATGTCGACCTGGTCGCGGATGCCGCGCTCGCGGAACCAGTCGTCCGCCATGAAGACGAACTCTAGGGGCGCGGCGGGGCACATGTGTGGCGTCCCCACGACCGAGAGCACGAGGTGGCCCTCGGTGAAGTCGGCGAGCGCGTCGCGGAGGGCGAGCGCGCCCTCCTCGCTGTAGAAGTCGTGGGCCGCCTCGCGTAGCCCGGGTACCTCGTCGGGGACGATGCGCGCACCCGTCG
This Salinigranum marinum DNA region includes the following protein-coding sequences:
- a CDS encoding DUF1641 domain-containing protein, which codes for MSESSSLDGLDASEYDSLEAAIAENPDTVAAFVRRLDAVNELLDVVALGTSALEDDMVAELAGTAATLAEAGDGLATDETVRLASLVGENGDELASALETLVALQRAGTLDELVGIADALSLATAALEDDMIAELARTGSRLGEVADEAADPQAVQGLTRLVRAVGDAETAEHDRVGPVGLVRSTRDPEVQAGLGYLLALARAVGRQA
- a CDS encoding FAD/NAD(P)-binding oxidoreductase, coding for MTHRIAIVGAGTGGSVLANRLADRLAPEIDAGDVEVTLVTESETHVYKPIWLYVAFGKRDPADGHRPVAELVDRRVSLRFSRVEAIDTDGKTLSLNGGDTLGYDQLVLATGARIVPDEVPGLREAAHDFYSEEGALALRDALADFTEGHLVLSVVGTPHMCPAAPLEFVFMADDWFRERGIRDQVDITYTYPIQRVHGKPTIAEWAAPRMEERGINAETFFNVESVDSKGKRLVSMEGETLNYDMLVTIPPHDGVPMIREAGLGDDGWVEVDRNTLEAVHADDVFALGDASDVPAPKAGSAAHYQASVVADRLTSLVHGGVPTATYDGKTVCFLEAGMDEATFVSFDYENEPYLRPESRPVHWAKLAYNESYWLTARGLL